One part of the Vitis riparia cultivar Riparia Gloire de Montpellier isolate 1030 chromosome 15, EGFV_Vit.rip_1.0, whole genome shotgun sequence genome encodes these proteins:
- the LOC117932418 gene encoding uncharacterized protein At5g41620-like, translating into MEGGEKGRVRERQKQEFMGKKLKRGVLVGKRGGPCTPSPTWRLGFSQNDATSSIDKDLDCSTSVSARKLGANLWEIQSHLPVANMNRGGGRLRHHHHKDKGFELPTHLVDPPHSPPDQPESASSLRRHVAASLMQHHRSVERNGRALQPVSPASYSSSMEVAHYNPAVTPTSSLDFKGRIGESSYNLKTSTELLKVLNRIWSLEEQHSSTISLVKALKMELDHSRARIKELLQEKQTERQEMDDLMKQVAEDKLIRKTKEQDRIKAAVQSVRDELEDERKLRKRSETLHRKLARELSEVKSSFSNALRELEREKKARILLEDLCDEFAKGIREYEQEVRSLKHKPEKDRVARENSDRLVLHISEAWLDERMQMKLAEARCDVAEKNTIVDKLSFEIETFLRAKQSVTSRRDDYSSPSEQKESRLRRHSLESFHLNEAVSAPQNAEDEEDSSDSDSHCFEINKGSGAKQSNGSCKKHVGNSVEGHAEDTVKSYPTKKKSGSQEITKGRKPSGLRTQFEEYMARTMSCNGNKTQLVDSEQGEMGGDDQVEINNFQKFEPNEATQESMPEKKNKRAGARGVNLNHVLDNLIRNHSSPLEGEKIHPENNCREDAGNQSVLMGHASPIQQWMSKLTSPDLEISESSSKWPRGSRENSLKAKLLEARLEGQHFRAKASKGSF; encoded by the exons ATGGAGGGTGGAGAAAAAGGAAGAGTGAGAGAGAGACAAAAGCAGGAATTCATGGGGAAAAAGTTGAAACGCGGTGTCTTGGTGGGGAAAAGAGGGGGGCCTTGTACTCCATCACCCACATGGAGACTTGGGTTTTCTCAGAATGATGCTACCAGTTCCATTGATAAAGATCTCGACTGCTCCACCTCTGTCTCTGCTAGAAAACTAGGTGCCAACCTCTGGGAGATTCAGTCACACCTCCCAGTTGCTAATATGAACAGGGGAGGTGGTAGACTTCGCCATCACCACCACAAGGACAAGGGTTTTGAGCTTCCCACCCACTTGGTTGACCCTCCTCACAGCCCTCCTGATCAG CCAGAGAGTGCAAGTAGCTTGAGGCGGCATGTTGCTGCGTCACTGATGCAACACCATCGATCAGTTGAAAGAAATGGCCGTGCTCTGCAGCCTGTATCTCCTGCAAGTTATAGTAGTTCAATGGAG GTGGCACATTACAATCCTGCAGTCACTCCAACTAGTTCTTTAGACTTTAAGGGTAGGATTGGTGAATCAAGTTATAACCTTAAAACTTCCACTGAATTACTCAAAGTACTCAATCGGATATGGAGTCTTGAAGAACAGCATTCATCTACCATATCATTGGTGAAAGCCCTGAAAATGGAACTGGATCATTCTCGGGCAAGAATCAAAGAGTTATTACAAGAGAAGCAAACAGAACGGCAGGAGATGGATGACTTGATGAAGCAAGTTGCAGAAGACAAACTAATTAGAAAGACCAAGGAGCAAGATCGAATCAAAGCTGCAGTTCAGTCTGTGAGAGATGAGCTAGAAGATGAGAGGAAGTTAAGAAAACGTTCAGAAACCCTGCATCGAAAGCTAGCTCGAGAGCTTTCTGAGGTGaaatcttctttttctaatgCTTTGAGAGAACTTGAAAGGGAGAAAAAGGCACGGATTCTATTGGAAGACCTATGTGATGAGTTTGCTAAGGGAATAAGGGAGTATGAACAAGAGGTGCGGTCCCTCAAACACAAGCCTGAAAAGGACAGGGTTGCTAGGGAAAACTCTGATCGGTTAGTTCTTCATATTTCTGAAGCATGGCTTGATGAGCGGATGCAAATGAAGCTGGCTGAAGCTCGGTGCGATGTTGCAGAAAAGAACACAATTGTGGACAAGTTGAGCTTTGAAATAGAAACCTTCCTTCGAGCTAAACAATCTGTCACTTCTAGAAGAGATGATTACTCATCCCCAAGTGAGCAGAAGGAAAGTCGCTTACGTCGGCATTCTTTAGAGTCCTTCCACTTGAATGAGGCTGTAAGTGCACCTCAAAAtgcagaggatgaagaagattCTTCAGATAGTGATTCACACTGTTTTGAGATAAACAAGGGTTCAGGTGCAAAGCAAAGCAATGGCAGCTGTAAAAAACACGTTGGCAACTCCGTAGAAGGTCATGCTGAAGACACAGTGAAATCGTATCCTACAAAGAAAAAGTCTGGATCACAAGAAATCACCAAGGGACGCAAACCTTCCGGCTTGCGGACGCAGTTTGAAGAATACATGGCCCGAACCATGTCTTGTAATGGAAACAAGACCCAGCTTGTGGACAGTGAGCAGGGGGAAATGGGAGGGGATGACCAAGTTGAAATAAACAATTTCCAGAAGTTTGAACCAAACGAGGCTACACAGGAGAGTATGccagaaaaaaagaataaacggGCAGGAGCCCGGGGAGTGAATTTGAATCATGTGCTTGATAACCTAATCAGAAATCACTCCTCTCCATTGGAAGGTGAGAAAATACATCCTGAGAACAACTGCAGGGAAGATGCTGGCAATCAATCTGTACTTATGGGCCATGCTAGTCCCATACAACAATGGATGTCAAAATTGACATCCCCAGATCTTGAAATCTCCGAATCTTCTTCAAAATGGCCTCGAGGCTCAAGGGAGAATAGCTTGAAAGCAAAACTACTTGAAGCAAGGTTAGAAGGTCAGCATTTCAGGGCCAAAGCTTCCAAAGGTTCCTTTTAG
- the LOC117932549 gene encoding F-box/kelch-repeat protein At3g61590: protein MEGEASWINHCLDDRRRDIGDFGSFSEIREEVNKEVATVSVDLILPNDLLERILAYLPIASILRAGSVCKRWHEIVSSKRFLWNKSHVLSQKPWYFMFTSSDEPVGYAYDPIFRKWYSIELPCINTSNWFITSSSGLVCFMHSDSRSELYVCNPITKRCKRLEEPPGLKFSDYSALAISVNRISHHYTISIVKSKQVPGNFFQWDLSIHIYDSETMIWVTALTEVVTGWRAGDESVICDGVLYFLIYSTGGGAPENRHGLIMYNLLSRSSHGLLIRSFIPVPCPLTCGRLMNLKGKLVMVGGIGKHDRPDIIKGIGIWVLNGKEWQEVARMPHKFFQGFGEFDDVFASSGTDDLIYIQSYGAPHLLGFDINLKQWKWSQKCPVVKRFPLQLFTGFCFEPRLEIAPFGGIDKFD, encoded by the coding sequence ATGGAGGGAGAAGCATCATGGATCAACCATTGCCTTGATGACAGAAGGAGGGATATTGGGGATTTTGGTTCATTCTCGGAGATCAGGGAAGAAGTCAATAAAGAAGTTGCAACGGTTTCAGTAGATTTAATTCTGCCTAATGACTTGTTGGAGCGGATCCTGGCCTATCTTCCCATTGCAAGCATTCTAAGAGCCGGTTCAGTATGTAAAAGATGGCATGAAATTGTCAGTTCAAAGCGGTTTTTATGGAATAAATCTCATGTCTTATCACAAAAGCCTTGGTATTTCATGTTTACCAGCTCTGATGAACCAGTGGGTTATGCCTATGATCCCATTTTTCGGAAGTGGTACAGCATTGAACTCCCCTGTATAAATACATCCAATTGGTTCATAACTTCATCATCTGGATTGGTATGCTTCATGCACAGTGATAGTAGAAGTGAGCTATATGTATGTAACCCAATCACCAAGAGGTGCAAAAGGCTTGAGGAACCTCCAGGCTTGAAATTCTCTGATTACAGTGCGCTTGCAATCTCGGTGAACAGGATATCCCACCATTATACTATCTCAATTGTGAAATCTAAGCAAGTCCCTGGAAACTTTTTCCAGTGGGATCTCTCAATTCATATTTATGATTCAGAAACAATGATATGGGTGACTGCCTTGACAGAGGTTGTGACTGGGTGGAGAGCTGGTGATGAGAGTGTGATCTGTGATGGGGTTTTGTACTTCTTGATTTACTCAACTGGGGGTGGTGCACCTGAGAATCGCCATGGCCTCATAATGTATAATCTCTTGAGTCGATCTTCCCATGGTTTGTTGATCAGGAGTTTTATCCCAGTGCCCTGCCCTCTTACATGTGGCAGGCTGATGAACCTCAAGGGAAAGCTGGTAATGGTGGGAGGGATCGGGAAACATGATCGGCCTGACATAATCAAGGGTATTGGCATCTGGGTTCTTAATGGGAAGGAGTGGCAGGAGGTTGCCCGAATGCCGCATAAGTTCTTTCAAGGGTTTGGGGAGTTTGATGATGTTTTTGCCAGCAGTGGAACAGATGATCTCATTTACATCCAAAGCTATGGGGCTCCACATCTTCTTGGTTTTGATATAAACCTGAAACAATGGAAATGGTCACAGAAATGCCCAGTAGTAAAGAGGTTCCCACTTCAGCTCTTCACTGGTTTTTGCTTTGAACCAAGACTTGAAATTGCTCCATTTGGTGGTATTGACAAATTTGACTGA
- the LOC117932419 gene encoding uncharacterized protein LOC117932419, protein MVGFFSAQCSKLKTQIPKLLKGPFPVSLCISSSIFGSQETIAEPHGSGQAQARMFSPRRVSLRPKPKIKPKPSQAKDQAQVLYVLLALWVNNTSISFCCTTLLRVSQAIGQQ, encoded by the exons ATGGTTG GATTTTTCTCTGCACAATGTTCCAAGCTGAAGACTCAGATTCCTAAGCTTCTAAAGGGACCATTCCCTGTAAGTTTATGTATCTCTAGCTCAATTTTTGGATCCCAGGAAACTATTGCTGAGCCTCATGGAAGTGGTCAAGCCCAAGCCCGAATGTTCAGCCCTAGACGGGTATCGTTGAGGCCCAAGCCCAAGATCAAGCCCAAGCCTAGTCAAGCCAAAGACCAAGCCCAAGTCCTATATGTTTTGTTGGCATTGTGGGTCAACAATACTAGTATTTCCTTTTGCTGCACAACCCTGTTGCGTGTGTCTCAGGCCATTGGACAGCAATGA